The following coding sequences are from one Candidatus Zixiibacteriota bacterium window:
- a CDS encoding ATP-binding protein, which translates to MDSLQLLRMQGGAFTEALAQAAESAMASESFVDYLIHLRYAEVVRNVTRHDLANVSDQQLVRTAVEHDLFGLFVLDSTATLTTGGVTRGPASGPPQFVFDEAAQLLSQPEHRYVLLLDEGDDPGEIIHYYLELTNDLRWVVVLAADASYYIEALRETQIGYLTQNMAREEGVEYIIYQSTEGIIFSSRKTGQLLAIESDPFLTESLDSDSIRYRTYEFQQRQVLELVRPFASEDYPFGLLRVGISLEGYNTVSRSFDRLMLSLAAVMFGLILVGLLYLRSRRKRRELSERYSRIKTTTDRIFDEMRTGVAVVDHHGIVTLVNAAFESVFGVSNMLGRQFSSVVSEPQLDHATTGSGRGTSTETEIMIERKGAAVHLLAATSALQFDGAETAGTVIVVYDVTRLKQFEREAVRRERLSEMGHLAAGVAHEIRNPLNTISIAAQRLAGEFTPEQNQQEYSGMTSQIKEEATRLNEIITRFLALAREEKKRFQPIALDSFIEEFVHFITPEAEQLGIELSVDLVSGCTIQADDGNLKQVFTNLFNNAKEALNKQPGHVRIRTESTKDKVQILLADSGPGIKESIREKVFAPYFTTKDAGTGLGLPTVHKIISEMGGEITIADSDLGGAEFVITLPVQK; encoded by the coding sequence TTGGACAGTCTGCAACTGTTGAGGATGCAGGGCGGCGCCTTTACCGAGGCACTGGCCCAGGCGGCGGAGAGCGCTATGGCCTCTGAGTCCTTTGTCGATTACCTGATCCACCTGCGATATGCCGAGGTGGTGCGCAATGTCACCCGCCACGACCTGGCAAACGTGTCCGATCAACAGTTGGTACGAACGGCTGTTGAACATGATCTGTTTGGGCTGTTTGTTCTCGATTCTACGGCGACCCTCACCACAGGTGGCGTAACTCGCGGTCCGGCCTCGGGTCCGCCTCAGTTTGTATTCGACGAAGCGGCGCAGCTTTTGTCACAACCAGAGCACAGGTATGTCCTCTTGCTCGACGAAGGGGACGATCCGGGGGAGATCATACATTACTATCTGGAACTCACCAACGACCTGCGCTGGGTGGTCGTGCTGGCCGCCGATGCATCATACTATATCGAAGCTCTGAGGGAAACGCAGATCGGATACCTGACCCAGAACATGGCTCGGGAAGAGGGCGTCGAGTATATCATATACCAATCGACCGAGGGAATCATCTTTTCCTCACGCAAGACCGGCCAGTTACTGGCTATTGAGAGTGACCCTTTTCTGACCGAGTCGCTCGACAGCGACAGTATCCGGTACCGCACCTACGAGTTCCAGCAAAGGCAGGTGCTCGAACTGGTGCGTCCGTTCGCTTCGGAGGATTACCCCTTCGGTCTCTTGCGCGTCGGAATCTCTCTGGAGGGATACAATACGGTGTCACGCAGTTTCGACAGATTGATGCTCTCGCTGGCCGCCGTGATGTTCGGGTTGATCCTGGTCGGACTGTTGTACTTGAGAAGCCGACGTAAACGAAGAGAGTTGTCCGAACGGTACAGCCGTATCAAAACAACCACCGATAGGATCTTTGATGAAATGCGAACGGGGGTGGCAGTAGTTGACCACCACGGTATTGTGACACTCGTCAACGCTGCTTTTGAGAGTGTCTTCGGTGTTTCAAACATGCTGGGTCGGCAGTTCTCCAGCGTAGTATCCGAACCGCAACTTGATCATGCAACAACCGGATCGGGTCGGGGAACTTCGACTGAAACCGAAATCATGATCGAACGCAAAGGCGCCGCCGTGCATCTACTGGCAGCCACATCGGCCCTGCAGTTTGACGGTGCAGAAACGGCCGGGACGGTTATAGTTGTATACGACGTCACGCGGCTGAAACAGTTTGAACGTGAAGCGGTCCGTCGTGAACGGTTGTCGGAAATGGGACACCTGGCGGCCGGAGTGGCCCATGAGATCCGAAATCCGCTCAACACCATCTCTATCGCCGCCCAACGACTGGCTGGGGAGTTCACACCCGAGCAGAATCAGCAAGAGTACTCAGGCATGACTTCGCAGATCAAAGAGGAAGCGACACGTCTCAATGAAATCATAACACGTTTTCTGGCGCTGGCTCGTGAAGAGAAAAAGAGATTTCAGCCGATTGCGCTCGATAGTTTCATCGAAGAGTTCGTGCATTTCATCACACCGGAAGCAGAACAGTTGGGCATTGAGTTGTCTGTTGATTTGGTGTCCGGATGTACAATCCAGGCGGATGACGGCAACCTGAAACAGGTCTTCACCAACCTGTTCAACAACGCGAAGGAAGCACTGAACAAGCAGCCCGGCCATGTCCGGATAAGGACGGAATCTACAAAAGACAAAGTACAGATTCTTCTGGCCGACAGTGGACCTGGAATCAAAGAGTCTATACGAGAAAAAGTATTTGCTCCTTACTTCACGACCAAGGATGCCGGTACCGGGCTGGGCCTTCCGACTGTACACAAAATCATCTCGGAGATGGGCGGCGAAATCACCATCGCAGACTCCGACCTCGGCGGCGCGGAGTTTGTGATTACATTGCCGGTACAAAAGTAG
- a CDS encoding DNRLRE domain-containing protein → MIKKLTLTLMVAALALLVAGCGDDEGTRTPFGGPAGMLSSAIPPGAVLTSATLNLYVWQVSNQTVNVHRVTDYWEEMTITWNNFGGSYAAAIDGSIPVAAVGWTSTDVTALVQDWLDGNYANYGFLLEQGTTYPRSIFLSREHNGDMDPFLEVCYMEGGVEVCEQLPAIADAEFWEGAPDDNYGGSETLRTGWQLATDLEKQSVIQFDLPVEPPDDCGPCEGKISELTLAYSGAAEATVEVFMKGKKGDLGGLVFSGQVLPGGSINFVGADKQGTLSPEIYLYVDGEYHTLIHTSCSQPIYIGMVAGDFEILDGYSRTGGRLCPLD, encoded by the coding sequence GTGATCAAAAAACTTACTCTCACCCTGATGGTGGCCGCGTTGGCCCTGTTGGTGGCCGGTTGTGGCGACGACGAAGGCACCCGGACACCGTTTGGTGGACCGGCCGGAATGCTTAGTTCGGCCATCCCGCCCGGAGCGGTGCTGACATCAGCCACGCTGAATCTCTATGTCTGGCAGGTTTCAAACCAGACCGTCAATGTTCATCGGGTCACCGATTACTGGGAAGAGATGACTATCACCTGGAACAACTTCGGTGGTTCGTATGCAGCGGCCATCGACGGGTCCATCCCAGTGGCGGCAGTAGGCTGGACATCCACCGACGTTACAGCGCTGGTGCAAGACTGGCTTGACGGCAACTACGCCAACTACGGATTCCTGCTTGAGCAGGGAACAACCTATCCGCGCTCGATCTTTCTCAGCCGCGAGCATAACGGCGACATGGATCCCTTCCTCGAGGTTTGTTATATGGAGGGCGGAGTGGAAGTCTGCGAACAGCTTCCTGCCATCGCCGACGCTGAATTCTGGGAAGGCGCTCCCGATGACAACTACGGCGGCAGTGAAACCCTGCGCACCGGTTGGCAGTTGGCCACCGATTTGGAAAAGCAATCAGTGATCCAATTTGATCTGCCCGTGGAGCCGCCCGACGACTGCGGCCCTTGCGAAGGCAAGATCTCGGAGTTGACACTGGCTTATTCCGGTGCCGCCGAAGCCACGGTTGAAGTCTTTATGAAAGGCAAAAAAGGTGATCTGGGTGGCCTCGTCTTCTCCGGTCAGGTTCTTCCTGGTGGCAGCATCAACTTTGTCGGCGCAGACAAGCAGGGAACTCTGAGTCCGGAAATATATCTGTATGTGGACGGAGAGTACCATACATTGATCCACACCAGTTGCTCACAGCCGATCTACATTGGCATGGTCGCCGGTGACTTTGAGATCCTCGACGGCTACAGCAGAACCGGTGGCCGACTCTGTCCGTTGGACTGA
- a CDS encoding pyridoxal phosphate-dependent aminotransferase yields MSISQLAKELKQSATLVMTEKARRLREKAEPVISMAAGEPFRTTPDEAVKVGSEALATGRVHYSPCRGEPVLIDAVVDYTRRYYNTQIDSSNVMITAGAKHGLYNLLVSLVNPKEEVIVISPYWVSYPEMVRLVHARPVTVQPADGTHTPRLEDIESAVTPSTRAIIVNSPNNPSGVIYPPDLIGGLVELCQKKKIYLIMDDIYHRLVFHGAKAVPCFDFTDGMTDDSYIIVVNGVSKSYGMTGFRIGWSIANPQVSSALAKVSGQNTTCLSGPLQKAAAAALTGDQSCVEKMRAELQANRDNMVALIDSFDGVSCVPPDGTFYCLADFSAYEKDDVKLAEFLLEKALVVTVPGSEFGAPGHLRLTYCGQPEEINEALARIKWALGCDSVDEIKMGGRTVRRSWG; encoded by the coding sequence ATGAGCATAAGTCAACTCGCCAAAGAACTGAAACAATCGGCCACCCTGGTCATGACGGAAAAGGCGCGCCGCCTGCGCGAAAAAGCCGAACCGGTAATCTCCATGGCCGCCGGTGAACCGTTTCGCACAACACCCGACGAAGCTGTTAAAGTCGGCAGTGAGGCACTGGCAACCGGCCGCGTACACTACAGCCCGTGCAGGGGTGAACCGGTGCTGATAGATGCGGTGGTTGACTACACCAGACGATACTACAACACGCAGATCGATTCCAGCAATGTCATGATCACCGCCGGTGCAAAGCATGGACTTTACAACCTCCTGGTATCTTTGGTGAATCCCAAAGAGGAGGTGATCGTGATTTCACCTTACTGGGTGAGCTACCCTGAAATGGTCCGACTGGTTCACGCACGGCCGGTGACGGTCCAACCTGCCGATGGCACTCACACGCCCAGGCTGGAAGACATCGAAAGCGCAGTGACCCCGTCGACCAGGGCGATCATTGTCAATAGTCCCAACAATCCCTCAGGAGTCATCTATCCCCCCGACCTTATTGGCGGCCTGGTGGAACTTTGCCAGAAGAAGAAGATCTACCTGATAATGGACGACATCTACCACCGGCTTGTGTTTCACGGGGCCAAGGCGGTGCCCTGTTTCGATTTCACTGATGGCATGACCGATGACTCATATATCATCGTGGTGAACGGTGTCTCCAAGTCATACGGTATGACCGGCTTTCGCATCGGCTGGTCGATTGCCAACCCGCAAGTGTCAAGTGCCCTGGCAAAGGTATCCGGACAGAACACAACCTGTCTTTCCGGTCCGCTGCAGAAGGCAGCTGCGGCGGCGCTGACCGGCGATCAGAGTTGTGTCGAGAAGATGAGGGCTGAACTTCAGGCGAACCGTGATAACATGGTGGCGTTAATCGACAGTTTTGACGGTGTCAGTTGTGTGCCCCCCGATGGAACTTTCTATTGTCTGGCCGACTTCTCCGCTTATGAGAAAGACGATGTCAAACTTGCCGAATTCCTGCTCGAAAAAGCGCTGGTCGTGACTGTCCCCGGATCCGAGTTCGGCGCTCCCGGTCATCTTAGACTGACTTACTGCGGCCAACCGGAGGAGATTAACGAGGCGTTAGCGCGCATAAAGTGGGCGCTGGGCTGTGACTCGGTCGATGAAATCAAAATGGGTGGCCGTACAGTTAGAAGGAGTTGGGGTTGA
- a CDS encoding citrate (Si)-synthase, with the protein MAKTLKETLAGLIPKLRDERGKLMKEHGTQKISEVTVAQAFGGMRGVKGMVCDTSLVEPDKGLIIRGYPIMKLTEKLPEEIFWLLITGKLPKADELKLFQKELRAAGKVPEYVWKVLRAMPKSSHPMAMLDTAIMTMENESAFRARYTAGMHKTEYWEPALEDAMRLMGTIHTIAAGVYRIKYKKGALIEPSKKLDWAADYARQLGLPPKKGDTAKMMRLYLTLHCDHEGGNVSANTCHTVGSALSDAFYAVSAGLNGLAGPLHGLANQECLGWVLKTMERFGGAPTDEDIRDYAWETLRGGKVIPGYGHAVLRVTDPRFSAFNAFGKKYMKNDPVFQTVDRVFKIVPEVLKEHGKAANPWPNVDAGSGALLYYYGLKEFEYYTVLFSVSRCMGMLAQLVLNRALGTAITRPKSVSTKWLFDQVK; encoded by the coding sequence ATGGCCAAGACACTCAAAGAAACCCTGGCCGGTTTGATCCCGAAACTGCGAGACGAGCGCGGCAAACTGATGAAAGAGCACGGCACTCAAAAGATCTCGGAAGTTACGGTGGCGCAGGCTTTCGGGGGGATGCGTGGAGTGAAGGGAATGGTTTGCGACACTTCGTTGGTGGAACCCGACAAAGGTTTGATCATTCGTGGTTATCCCATCATGAAGTTGACCGAGAAACTGCCGGAGGAGATTTTCTGGCTGTTGATCACGGGCAAGCTTCCCAAAGCGGATGAGCTTAAACTGTTCCAGAAAGAGTTGAGAGCAGCCGGCAAAGTACCCGAATACGTGTGGAAGGTCCTTCGGGCGATGCCGAAATCGTCGCATCCTATGGCTATGCTTGACACGGCCATCATGACGATGGAAAACGAATCGGCCTTTCGTGCGCGCTATACGGCCGGCATGCACAAAACCGAGTACTGGGAGCCGGCCCTGGAAGATGCTATGCGTCTGATGGGTACGATTCACACCATCGCCGCCGGTGTCTATCGCATAAAGTACAAGAAAGGCGCCCTGATCGAGCCGTCCAAAAAACTCGACTGGGCCGCCGACTATGCCAGGCAGCTTGGTCTGCCGCCCAAGAAGGGTGACACGGCAAAGATGATGCGCTTGTACCTGACCCTGCACTGTGATCATGAAGGTGGTAACGTTTCCGCCAACACCTGTCACACCGTAGGCTCGGCTTTGTCTGATGCTTTCTATGCAGTCTCGGCAGGTCTCAATGGACTGGCTGGCCCCTTACACGGATTGGCCAACCAGGAATGTCTTGGGTGGGTGCTAAAGACTATGGAGAGATTCGGCGGCGCGCCGACCGATGAAGATATCCGCGACTACGCCTGGGAGACGCTGCGTGGCGGTAAGGTGATCCCGGGTTATGGACATGCCGTACTAAGGGTAACCGATCCGCGCTTCAGTGCCTTCAACGCCTTCGGCAAAAAATACATGAAGAACGATCCGGTTTTCCAGACAGTTGATCGCGTCTTCAAGATCGTACCCGAGGTCCTCAAGGAGCACGGCAAGGCAGCCAACCCCTGGCCGAATGTCGATGCCGGTTCCGGCGCGCTGTTGTATTACTATGGCTTGAAAGAGTTCGAGTATTACACGGTGCTGTTCAGTGTGTCGCGTTGCATGGGTATGCTTGCGCAGTTGGTTCTCAATCGCGCCTTGGGTACGGCTATCACCCGGCCCAAGTCGGTCAGTACCAAGTGGCTCTTTGACCAGGTGAAGTAG
- a CDS encoding ATP-binding protein yields the protein MNKWLFRPFRPALLSRLGHIIVVQVIFVFAAFALILFFPHREASVDFSTVERGFRSLAQDVAEYLVTATPSSGTIQSDPLIDESLSRLVQSQTNIMKSSIYLLEMDGGTARVFDYTSGSSHQAGPTDDSDLGVVAEPILRNMTEKHAIGRLVPISLSTDRLVYAYCFELGDQRRAVMVAALRQELLVSNRDTVLYGLLLLFLGSILVSLLTVYLISQRFRGPLKRLEHGLAKTAAGELFYLLEEGGDAEVNRLVASFNQMSKTLWKNHQALKRYNQLLKDAYFTQTESQVFLATLIDCSPCCVVAATSEGEVVIFNRKAGEVFGYENGQALGLTINELFATSRDNGGIDTSGPTSETSGEVVCQRQDGSMFPAYLVVSKVSAETDRLPVHLFIFLDISESKNFQEMMVSIDRYYTRGEMAGDIAHEINNYLAVLGGNIELMPLFLKRGDQEKINKKLELMKTTVDKIARFSDGLMDINQGESRFEPADLNQLTQNIMAFLMPQNRFDGVHISTDLSSELPLVQLDPNQIQQTLVNLIQNAADALADCPDNRRIVVRTELSDDKSHARVVVSDNGPGVDSEHEGSLFEKRFTTKRKGHGYGLVTCKRIIDAHNGNLRYQRTDTTEFLFDLPIKHAKTESEISSEPAATEVACRPV from the coding sequence TTGAACAAGTGGCTGTTTCGTCCGTTTCGACCGGCTCTGCTCTCCAGATTGGGCCATATTATTGTCGTGCAGGTGATCTTCGTTTTTGCCGCCTTTGCGCTGATACTGTTTTTCCCCCACAGGGAGGCCTCTGTTGATTTCAGCACGGTAGAACGTGGTTTTCGTTCTCTGGCGCAAGACGTGGCGGAATATCTTGTCACCGCTACGCCCAGTTCCGGGACCATTCAGAGCGATCCCCTCATTGACGAATCTCTCAGCCGACTGGTTCAGTCTCAGACCAACATCATGAAATCGTCGATCTATCTTCTGGAGATGGATGGAGGGACTGCTCGCGTGTTTGATTACACTTCGGGCTCCAGTCATCAAGCGGGCCCCACCGACGACTCTGATCTTGGTGTTGTAGCAGAACCTATACTGCGCAACATGACCGAAAAACACGCGATCGGCCGGCTGGTCCCGATAAGTCTGAGCACAGACCGGCTTGTCTACGCATATTGTTTCGAGTTGGGTGACCAACGTCGGGCCGTAATGGTGGCCGCGCTTCGCCAGGAGTTGCTGGTCTCCAATCGGGATACTGTTCTGTACGGGTTGCTGCTTTTGTTTCTCGGATCGATCCTTGTGTCACTGCTGACAGTTTATCTGATTTCGCAACGTTTCAGAGGACCTCTAAAAAGACTGGAACATGGTCTTGCCAAGACGGCCGCGGGAGAGCTCTTCTACCTGCTTGAGGAGGGTGGTGATGCTGAAGTCAATCGGTTGGTGGCGTCGTTCAATCAGATGTCCAAAACGCTGTGGAAGAACCATCAGGCGCTCAAGCGTTACAACCAGCTACTCAAAGATGCATACTTTACCCAGACCGAATCGCAGGTCTTTCTCGCCACCTTGATCGACTGCTCCCCCTGTTGTGTGGTGGCAGCCACCTCAGAAGGGGAGGTGGTGATTTTCAACCGCAAAGCCGGCGAAGTTTTCGGATATGAGAACGGGCAAGCGCTCGGCCTGACAATAAACGAATTGTTTGCCACCTCGCGTGATAATGGAGGCATTGATACTTCCGGGCCAACATCTGAAACTTCCGGCGAAGTCGTTTGTCAACGCCAGGATGGTTCAATGTTCCCGGCCTATCTGGTTGTCTCGAAAGTCTCGGCTGAGACAGATCGCCTTCCGGTTCATCTTTTCATATTCCTGGACATTTCAGAGAGTAAGAACTTCCAGGAAATGATGGTCAGCATCGACCGTTACTACACGCGCGGTGAGATGGCCGGCGATATCGCTCACGAGATCAACAACTACCTGGCCGTGTTGGGTGGGAATATCGAACTGATGCCTTTGTTCCTAAAACGGGGTGACCAGGAGAAGATAAATAAGAAACTGGAATTGATGAAGACTACTGTGGACAAAATTGCCCGTTTCTCCGATGGTCTGATGGACATAAATCAGGGCGAGTCGAGATTCGAACCGGCTGATCTTAACCAGCTAACCCAAAACATAATGGCTTTCCTGATGCCGCAGAATCGCTTTGACGGCGTCCACATCAGTACTGATCTATCCTCCGAGTTGCCGCTGGTGCAACTGGACCCAAACCAGATTCAACAGACCCTGGTCAACCTGATCCAGAATGCCGCCGACGCCTTGGCTGACTGTCCCGATAACCGCCGGATTGTGGTGCGCACCGAGCTTTCAGATGATAAGAGCCACGCCCGGGTTGTGGTCTCAGACAATGGACCGGGTGTGGATAGCGAACATGAAGGATCGCTGTTTGAAAAACGGTTCACCACCAAGCGCAAAGGACATGGTTACGGCCTCGTGACCTGCAAGAGAATCATCGATGCGCACAACGGCAACCTCCGCTATCAGCGAACCGACACGACAGAGTTTTTATTTGATCTGCCCATCAAGCACGCCAAGACGGAGAGCGAGATTTCGTCCGAACCCGCTGCGACCGAAGTGGCTTGCCGACCCGTCTAA
- a CDS encoding FAD-binding protein: MPDFDKLAANLNDPSSLITQLDGWEEYFKDATEESVRPTAIVFAENESDVIATVHFAGEFGLPIVARGTGTGLSGGCVPTNESIVLSLERMKKLEIDPAHSLANCGPGVITKELLDAAAVHGLTYPPDPASYEECTLGGNVAENAGGLRCKRFGVTRDYIIGLKAVTADGALLKTGCFGSRRGFNYHDLLIGSEGTLAIVTEIAVRLVPMPTVGSTLLATFDEPTDAGRTVAAIIAAGIVPTVMEYIDGDAADCSNKYEKIDGLEKAGAILLVETAGDRDEQQTAAVRKLCEQNHCSYLSWSDDQETAARLWRVRRNLSKAVKAMAAVRYNEDVAVPVSEFMTLVSFVAAMNEDSPLRINAFGHAGDGNLHVSFLSMTGDPDEKKLIHQGVEELFHKTLELGGTLSGEHGIGKHKAPYLHWEFDPPTLATIKRAKKVFDPDNTMNPGKVFTDIRCG; this comes from the coding sequence ATGCCCGATTTTGACAAACTCGCCGCGAATCTGAACGATCCATCTTCCTTGATCACGCAACTTGATGGTTGGGAGGAGTACTTCAAAGACGCCACGGAAGAGTCCGTTCGGCCGACCGCTATAGTGTTCGCTGAGAACGAATCGGATGTTATCGCAACCGTCCATTTTGCCGGTGAGTTCGGGTTGCCGATTGTGGCCAGAGGAACCGGCACCGGCCTCTCCGGCGGATGTGTCCCGACCAACGAGTCCATTGTGCTGTCCCTCGAACGAATGAAGAAACTGGAGATAGACCCCGCTCACTCCCTGGCCAATTGCGGCCCCGGTGTCATCACCAAAGAACTGCTCGATGCCGCGGCCGTGCACGGGCTGACCTATCCGCCTGACCCGGCCAGCTACGAAGAGTGTACACTCGGCGGCAATGTTGCCGAGAACGCCGGTGGGCTACGGTGCAAACGGTTTGGTGTTACTCGTGACTATATCATCGGCTTGAAAGCCGTCACGGCTGACGGAGCGTTGCTAAAAACGGGATGTTTCGGTTCTCGGCGCGGTTTCAATTATCACGACCTGCTCATCGGCTCCGAAGGAACGCTGGCGATTGTGACCGAGATCGCGGTGCGCCTTGTTCCCATGCCGACTGTGGGCAGCACGCTCTTGGCCACTTTTGATGAACCTACCGACGCCGGTCGAACGGTAGCTGCTATCATCGCCGCCGGAATCGTGCCGACCGTGATGGAGTATATCGATGGTGACGCTGCCGACTGTTCCAACAAGTATGAGAAGATCGACGGGCTTGAAAAGGCCGGTGCAATTCTGCTGGTGGAAACAGCAGGCGACCGAGACGAACAGCAAACAGCCGCAGTACGTAAGTTGTGCGAGCAGAATCATTGTTCATATCTGAGCTGGTCCGATGATCAAGAGACAGCCGCTCGGCTGTGGCGGGTGCGGCGCAATCTTTCCAAAGCAGTCAAGGCGATGGCCGCGGTGCGCTACAACGAGGATGTAGCCGTACCGGTCTCGGAGTTTATGACACTGGTGTCGTTCGTTGCAGCGATGAATGAAGACAGCCCTCTTCGCATCAATGCTTTCGGTCATGCCGGGGACGGCAACCTGCATGTCAGCTTTCTTTCGATGACCGGTGACCCCGACGAGAAGAAGCTGATTCACCAGGGAGTTGAGGAACTTTTTCACAAGACACTTGAGCTTGGTGGCACTCTCTCCGGTGAGCACGGTATCGGCAAGCACAAAGCGCCCTATCTGCACTGGGAGTTTGACCCCCCGACCCTGGCAACCATAAAGAGAGCCAAAAAAGTCTTCGATCCCGACAATACCATGAATCCGGGCAAGGTATTCACGGATATCCGCTGTGGGTAG
- a CDS encoding zinc ribbon domain-containing protein: protein MPTYVYRCNDCGHEFEEFQSITEKPLEVCPTCKGQVQRVISGGAGFLFKGSGFYQTDYRSDSYKKAAAADKGGGVKSESSSDSSKSSTGSSTSDSKATKPSDKKKPSSE from the coding sequence ATGCCGACATACGTCTATCGATGCAACGATTGTGGACATGAATTCGAAGAGTTCCAATCGATCACCGAGAAACCACTCGAAGTCTGTCCCACCTGCAAGGGTCAGGTCCAACGTGTAATCTCCGGCGGTGCAGGTTTTCTGTTCAAAGGATCGGGCTTCTACCAAACCGACTACCGTAGCGATTCATACAAGAAGGCGGCCGCGGCTGACAAGGGCGGTGGCGTAAAGAGTGAGTCATCGTCGGATTCGTCAAAGAGTTCAACCGGATCGTCAACATCCGATTCCAAAGCCACCAAGCCGTCAGATAAAAAGAAGCCATCGTCTGAATGA
- a CDS encoding DNRLRE domain-containing protein codes for MTKKLFLTVAVAALALMVAGCGDDEGTQINGPVGLLGLAIPEGTVIESATLNLYVWQLSDQTVNTHRITADWDEMTVTWGNFGGAYDGAIESSFLVDAEGWVSTDATSLVQAWLDGTYPNYGFLLEQGFTWPRSIWFSRDYGSVAPYLEVCYYFEGDLVCETFESIADSYIWELNPDDNFGAVHVIRSGHSSETELEKQALVRFEIPTEPPPPPPDGCTRTIGFWKTHAGFGPQDDEVSQYLPILLGDAGGTKTRTVATAQDAVDYLNQDVYGKASNGITKLYAQLLGAKLNVAAGASSPVDSEIAAADAFLADYDYMDWKSLTKDQKDEVNDLKSTLDDYNNGLLGTLHCD; via the coding sequence GTGACCAAAAAACTTTTTCTCACCGTGGCCGTGGCAGCCCTGGCTCTGATGGTGGCCGGTTGTGGCGACGACGAAGGTACACAGATCAACGGTCCGGTAGGATTGTTGGGTTTGGCAATTCCTGAGGGGACTGTGATCGAATCTGCAACCCTGAACCTGTATGTCTGGCAGCTTTCCGACCAGACCGTCAACACTCACCGGATTACCGCTGATTGGGACGAGATGACCGTCACATGGGGCAACTTCGGTGGCGCTTACGATGGCGCAATCGAAAGCTCCTTCCTGGTCGACGCTGAGGGATGGGTGTCCACCGATGCTACCTCGCTGGTCCAGGCCTGGCTTGACGGCACCTATCCGAACTATGGCTTCCTGCTGGAGCAAGGCTTCACCTGGCCGCGCTCGATCTGGTTCAGCCGTGACTATGGCAGCGTGGCTCCCTATCTCGAAGTTTGCTACTACTTCGAAGGTGATCTCGTCTGCGAAACGTTTGAGTCGATTGCCGACTCATACATCTGGGAACTCAACCCGGATGATAACTTCGGCGCCGTGCATGTCATTCGCTCGGGCCATAGCAGTGAAACCGAACTGGAGAAGCAGGCATTAGTTCGTTTCGAAATTCCGACCGAGCCTCCGCCTCCGCCGCCGGACGGTTGCACCCGGACAATCGGATTCTGGAAGACGCACGCCGGTTTCGGCCCGCAGGATGATGAAGTCTCGCAGTACCTGCCGATCTTGCTCGGCGATGCCGGTGGTACCAAGACCAGAACCGTAGCCACCGCTCAGGACGCTGTCGACTATCTTAATCAGGACGTCTACGGTAAGGCCTCCAACGGTATCACCAAGCTGTACGCGCAGCTATTGGGAGCCAAGTTGAATGTGGCCGCCGGTGCCTCCAGTCCGGTTGATTCTGAGATCGCAGCCGCCGACGCTTTCCTGGCCGATTACGATTACATGGACTGGAAGTCGCTGACCAAGGATCAGAAAGACGAGGTCAACGATTTGAAGTCGACGCTCGACGATTACAACAACGGTCTCCTCGGGACTTTGCACTGCGACTGA